DNA from Variovorax sp. PBL-H6:
GCGCCGCGAAGGCACGCGAGGGCTGGCCGGTCATGGGCCGGTCCATCAGCCGCACCTCGCCTTCGGTGGGATCGTCCACCCCCGAGATCATGTTGAAGAAGGTGCTCTTGCCGGCGCCGTTGGGTCCGATCAGCGCATGGATCTCGCCGGCCTTCACATCGAGGCTGACGGCATCGTTGGCCACCAGCCCGCCGAAGCGCTTGGTGACGGCCTTGGCCTCCAGCACGACCTGGCCGCGCGGTGGCAATGCGGTCTCGGGCAGTGCGAGCACGTGGCGCGGCGGCCGCACCGCAGCCGGCTTCAGGAACCGCCCGCCGATGCGTGCCAGCGTCGGCCACAGCCCATCGGCGAAGCGCTGCAGCACGACGAGCATCAACAGCCCGAAGACGATCACCTCGAAGTTGCCGCTCGATCCGAGCAGCTGCGGCAGGATGTCCTGCAGCTGCTCCTTCAGCAGCGTGATCAGCGCGGCGCCGAGCACCGCGCCCCACAGGTGGCCGGCGCCGCCGACGACCGCCATGAACAGGTACTCGATGCCGATATTGAGGTTGAAGGGTGTCGGGTTGATGAAGCGCTGCAGGTGCGCATAGAGCCAGCCGGACACCGCCGCCAGCAGCGCCGCCAGCACGAAGACCTTGATGCGGTAGCGGCCCGTGTCCACGCCCATCGACTCGGCCATCACGCGGCCGCCCTTCAGCGCGCGAATGGCACGTCCCTCGCGCGAATCCAGCAGGTTGTGCAGCGCCCAGAGCGCCAGCAGCAGCACGCCCCAGATGACAAGGCCGAGCGAGCGCGGCGAAGCGAAGGAGATGCCTGCGACTGCGATTGCCGGCACGCCGGCCACGCCAGTATGGCCGCCGAGGAACTCGAGATTGCCGAACAGGAAATAGAAGCTCAGCCCCCAGGCGATGGTGCACAGCGGCAGGTAGTGGCCGGACAGGCGCAGCGTGATCGCGCCCAGGCACCAGGCGATGACGAAGGTCACGACGATGCCGAAGAGCAGCCCGATCCACGGGAGCAGCGCCGGGCTGATGCCACCCAGCGCGGAGGCGGCCATCGGCGAGGTGCAGATCCACGCGGTTGCGTAGGCGCCGGTGCCGACGAAAGCGGCTTGCCCGAAGGAGGTCATGCCGCCGACACCGGTGAGCATCACGAGGCCGGCCGCCACCAAGGCGTAGAGACCGATGTAGCTGAGCACGGTGACCGAGAAGTCGGGCAGGAAGCTCCAGGCCACTGCGAGGGCGACGATGAAGGCCAGGGTCAGATGCCGGCGGGTCATTGGCAAACCTCCCGACGGCTTGTCGCTTCAGCCTGCGAGCCGGCGGGGTCTTGGACTTTGAGAACACTCATGGTAGTGCTCGCTTCCCCTCGCTTGCGCCCTCTCCCTCGGGGAGTGGGCTGGGGTGAGGGCGCTTTGGCTGTCGATTCGTACTGTGCGCTCGTTCGGAGGCTGGAGCCGGGGCGTCGTCCCGGCAGCCGAGTCACTTTCTTTTGCTTCGCCAAAAGAAAGTAACCAAAGAAAAGGCGACCCCACTGGCCGCGACCCTCCGCTTCGCTGCGGGCAACCTGCGGTGCTCGCTTTTCGCGGGGTCCGCGCAAACTCGCTGCGCTCAAACACGCGCGGCCCTGATCCGCGAAAAGCTCCGCTCCTCGGCGCGGCCAGAGGGGATTTGAACTCCAACGCGCCATGGCGCGTCCTTCTGTGGAGTGCAGATCGGCGTGAACTCTGGGTCCTCGCTCACGTCGACACTCGCGCACACGCACACGCACACGCACAGGTGCAGGCACATGCTCGTGCTCGTGCTCGTGCTCGTGCTCGTGCTCGTGCTCGTGCTCGTGCTCGTGCTCGTGCTCGTAGCGATGCACATGCGCGTGCTCCCGTTCGCACGCATACGCACGCACCTGTTCGAGGCCTCGCGCAGCGAGGCCGTCGGTGGCCGAGCGAAGCAATGGCCCGACTGGTCCCCCATCCCCTCTGCGCGTGCCGAGGAGCGGAGCCTTTCGCGGAAAAAGGGCCGCGCGTGTTTGAGCCGCAGGCGAGTTTGCGCGGACCCCGCGAAAAGCGAGCACCGCAGGTTGCCCGTAGCGAAGCGAAGGGTCACGCGCAGTGGGGTCGCCTTTTCTTTGGTTACTTTCTTTTGGCGAAGCAAAAGAAAGTGACTCGGCCGCCGGGACGAACCCCCGGCTCCTGCCTCCGAACAAGCGCAAAGTACAAATCGAAATAGACGTGCAAATCAGAGCCCCGGTGCCGCCCCAACCCTCCCACAGAGGCCGAGAGAGCAAATCGGAAACCAGCGCGCTCATTCCTCATCCTCCACATGCCGGCTGCTCAACGAGCGCCACCACAGCACCGGGATGATCAGCGTGAACACGAAGACCTCCTTGAACGCACTCGCCCAGAAGGACGAGAAGGCCTCGAGCTGCCCCACGATCAGCGCCCCCACCAATGCCAGCGGGTAACTCGCCAGCCCGCCGACGATCGCCGCCACGAAGCCTTTCAGCCCGATCAGGAAGCCGGTGTCGTAGTAGATGGTGGTGATCGGCGCGATCAGCAGCCCGGAGACCGCGCCGATCGCTGCTGCCAGCGCGAAGCTCAGGTCGCCCGAAAGCCCGGTGGGAATGCCCATCAGCCGAGCACCGACACGATTGATCGCGGTCGCGCGCAGCGCCTTGCCCACGATCGAGCGTTCGAAGAACAGGAACATCAAGACCACCAGCGCAGCCGTGACCGCCACGACCACCAGCGACTGGCCGGTGACCGCGACTCCGCCCAGGTCTACCCGCATCTCGGAAAAGGCCGGCGTGCGCGAGCCCTCGGCGCCGAAGAACAGCAACCCCAGGCCCACGAGCACGCCGTGCAGCGCCACCGACACGATCAGCAGCGTGAGCACGGTCGCATCGGCCAGCGGCCGGTAGGCCAGCCGGTAGAGCAGCGGGCCCAGCGGCACGATCACGGCAAACGCGGCGAGCGTCTGGGTGAACTGCGATTCGGGCCGCAGCAGCAGCACCAGCGCGCACGCCACCAGCGGCAGCACCACGCACCAGGCGAGTGTCGAAACCCAATCGACGGCCACGCCGCGCTTCCACCGCCACAGTTCGACGATGAGTGCCGCCGCAGCCAGCACCAGCAGCAGCCACAGCGTGGCAGGCACCCGGCCAGCCTGCAGCGCCACGACCGACAGCGCGCTGAAGGCCACGAATTCCCCTTGCGGGATGAAGATGACGCGGGTCACGGAGAACACCAGCACCAGGGCCAGGGCCATGAGCCCGTAGATCGCGCCGTTCACGATGCCGTCCTGCCCCAGGATCAGGGCGATTTGCAAATCCATGCATCCACTCCGACGCAGAGCGCCAAGGCTCCCATTGACTCATTGCTCCAAAACGAACGCGGCCCCCTTCGGGAAACACCGCGGAACCGGCTTTGCCGGGCCGCTGGTGTTGCCCCCGGCAGGGGTGGGCGGCTACACGAAGTGAGCCAACCTGGGGGCGAGCTTAGTCTTGCGGCTGGTACTTCCAGGCGCCGTTTTCGATCTTCACCATCACGCGCGCGCGCTGGTCCAGGCCCAGGTGGTCAGTCGGGGACATGGTGAAGATGCCATGCGCGCCGGGGACGTTCTTCACCTCTTCCAGCGCATCGCGCAGCGCGGCGCGGAAGGCCGGCGTGCCGGGCTGCGCCTTCTTCAGCGCGACAGGGATCGCGGCGTTCATGATCAGGCCGGCATCCCAGGCATGGCCGCCGAAGGTCGACACGCTGCCCTTGCCGTTGGCCGCTTCGTAGGCATTGACGTAGGCCAGCGCGGACTTCTTGAGCGGATGCGAATCGGGCAGTTGCGACGCCACCAGCATCGGGCCGGACGGCAGCAGCGTGCCCTCGACGTCCTTGCCGCCGACGCGCAGGAAGTCGGAGTTGGCGACGCCGTGGGTCTGGTAGATCTTGCCGGCGTAGCCGCGCTCCTTGAGCGTCTTCTGCGGCAGAGCGGCCGGGGTGCCGGAGCCGGCGATCAGCACGGCGTCGGGCTTGGCGGAGATGAGCTTGAGCGTCTGGCCGGTGACCGAGGTGTCGCTGCGAGCATAGCGCTCGTTGGCCACGACCTTGAGCTTTCTCAACTCGGCGGCCTTGGTGAATTCCTGGAACCAGCCTTCGCCGTAGGCGTCGGAAAAGCCGATGAAGCCGACCGTCTTCACGCCGTTGGCTGCCATGTGCTCGGCGATGGCGAGCGACATCATGATGTCGTTCTGCGGGGTCTTGAAGACCCACTTGCGCTTGGCGTCCATGGGCTCGACGATGCGCGACGAGGCGGCCATCGAAATCATCGGCACCTTCTCCTCGGCCACCACGTCGATCATGGCCAGCGAGTTGGGCGTGACGGTGGAGCCGAGCACGATGTCGACCTTGTTCTCGCTGATCAGCTTGCGCGTGTTCGACACCGCGGCCGTGGTGTCGGAGGCATCGTCGAGCACGATGTAGTTGATCTTCTGCCCGCCGATGGTCTTCGGCATGAGTGCGATGGTGTTCTTTTCGGGAATGCCGAGGGAGGCGGCGGGCCCGGTTGCCGACAAGGTGACGCCGACATTGATGTCGGCGTGCGCGGCAAAGGCCATGGCGCACAGCAGTGCCACGCCGAGGCGGGTGAAAGAACTCATGAAGGTCTCCGGTAGTTGAAAAAACGTGTGCGCTCAGCGTTCGTCGAAGGACAGCCGCACGCGCTCGGTCAGGGGGTGTGCCTGGCAGGTGAGGATAAAGCCACCCGCGACCTCATTCTTGTCGAGCGCGAAGTTGCGCTCCATCCGCACTTCCCCTTCCAGGAGCTTGGCGCGGCAGGTGCCGCACACGCCGGAGGTGCAGGAATACGGCACCTCCAGGCCGGCGGAAGACGCCGCGTCCAGGATGCTGGGCTGCCCCAGCGTGTACGGGATCTCCCGCGCGATACCGTCGCGCACGATGGTGATGCGCGCGGTCTCGGCATCGCCCGGCTGCGGCTCGTGCACGACCGCGCCTACCGTGCCGCTGGGCGACTGGGCGAGGCCGAAGCGCTCGATGTGGATGCGCTCCTCGGGCACGCCGGCCTCCAGGAGCGCGGCCTCGGCCTCGTCGTTCATCTGGAAGGGGCCGCAGACATAGACGTGGTCGATGCTGCCGGGTGCCACCAGGCCCCTGAGGAACTCGGCGATCTTCTCGCGGTTCATCAGGCCGGCGTTGATGGGCACGTCGGTGTGCTCGTCGGAGAACACGAGCTGCAGCGACAGGCGCGTCATGTAGCGGTTCTTCAGGTCCTCGATTTCTTCCTTGAACATCGTGGACCGGAGCTGCCGGTTGCCGTAGATGAGAGTGAAGCGCGAATGCGGCTCGCGCGCCAGCACCGTCTTCATGATGGAGAGGATGGGCGTGATGCCGCTGCCGCCCGCGATGCCTACGTGGTGGCGCCGTGCGTCGGGCTCAATCGGCACGAAGAAGCGGCCCTGTGGCGCCATCACCTGCAGCGTGTCGCCGGGCTGGAGGCTGCTGTTGATCCAGTTGGAGAACAGGCCCTGCTGCACCTTGCGCACGCCGACCCGCAACTCGCCGTCGTCCACCCCGGCGCAGATGGAGTAGGAGCGGCGCAGGTCCTGGCCGTCGATCTCCTTGCGCAGCGTGAGGTACTGGCCCTGGGTGAAGCCGAACACGCCGCGCAGTTCCTCCGGCACGTCGAAGGAGACGATCACCGCCTCGGCGGTGTCGGGCTCGATGCTGCGCACGCGCAGCGGGTGGAAGATGACGCTCATGGCTCAGAGGGGTTTGAAGTGCTCGAAGGGTTCGCGGCAATCGAGGCAGCGGTAGAGCGACTTGCACGCGGTGGAGCCGAAGGCCGAAAGCCGCTCCGTGTGGGCGCTTCCGCATCGCGGACAGGCCACCGGCGCGGCCGGCGGGCGGCGCACCAGGCGAATCGGCACCGCGCCGCCATGCGAGCCCGCTGCGCCTGGCGGCGCGATGCCGTATTCGCGCAGCTTGCGCTTGCCTTCGGAGCTGATCCAGTCGGTGGTCCAGGCCGGCGCGCGGCGAAGGGTCACGCGGGCCGGACCGAGCCCCGCGGCGTCGATGGCCTCGAGCACGCTGCGCTCGATCACCTCGGTGGCGGGGCAGCCGGAATAGGTGGGCGTCAGCACGATCTCGAACCCCTCCTCTCGCGGCAGGATCTCGCGCACGATGCCCAGGTCGCAGACCGACAGCGCGGGCACCTCGGGGTCGAGCACGGTGCCCAGTACCTCCCAGGCGCGTGCAATCCGAGCCTCTTCAGCAGCAGGAAGGCGCAGCGCATCCATCACCACACCCCGCCGGGATAGGCGCGCTGCAGAAACTGCATTTCGGCGAGGATGTAGCCCATGTGCTCGCTGTGCAGGCCGCGCTTGCCGGTGCTCAGGAAGGCGGATTCGGCCGGCATGGCGAGCGTGGCCTCCTCGAGCACCGAACCCATCTCGGCAAACCAGGCTTCCCGCAGCTCGGACCAGGCCGGCCCCAGGCCGCTGGCGCGCGCCTCCTCGTCGATGGCGTCCGACGCGAAGAGCTCGGGCACATAGCGCCACAGCTGGGTCAGCGCAGCCTCCATGCGCGAATGCGATTCGTCGGTGCCGTCGCCCAGGCGCACCACCCAGTCGGCCGCATGCTGCTGGTGGTAGCGCGCTTCCTTGATGGCCTTGGCCGCAATGGCTGCCACCTCGGCATCGCTCGAGGATTCAAGCCTTTCCCACAGCAGCTTGAGCAGCGTCGCGGCCATCGCGTTGCGAAGCACGCTGAAGGCGAAGTCGCCGCGCGGCAGTTCGACCAGCGTGGGGTTGAAGTAGTCGCGCTCGTCGCGCAGGAAGGCCAACTGGTCTTCATCGTGCGCGCGGCTTTCGATCTGGCCGGCGCGGGTCAGCAGCGCACGCGCCTGGCCCACGAGGTCGAGCGCCATGTTGGTCATGGCGATGTCCTCTTCCAGCACGGGCGCGTGGCCGCACCATTCGCCGAGGCGCTGCGCGAGGATCAGGCAGGTATCGCCGATGCGCAGCAGGTACTGCACGGCGGGGCTGCGGTCGAGTTCGATGGATGCTTGCATGGCGTCACGTCACATGTGGTCGACCGATTTCGGCAAGGCGTAGAAGGTCGGATGGCGGTAGACCTTGTCTTCCGCCGGGTCGAAGAACATGTCCTTGTCGCCGGGGTCGCTGGCGACGATCTGGTCGGAGCGCACCACCCAGACGCTGACGCCTTCCTGGCGCCGCGTGTAGACGTCTCGTGCCATCTGGAGCGCCATCTTGGGGTCGGGCGCATGCAGGCTGCCGCAATGCTTGTGGTCCAGGCCGGCCTTGCTGCGGACGAACACTTCCCAAAGCGGCCACTCATGTTCGGTTGCGGTCGCGTCGATCATGCTGCTTCCTTCAGATGATGTTGCTTGCGCGCATGGGCCAGCGCGGCATCGCGCACCCAGGCGCCCTCATCCCAGGCCTTCACCCGCGCGCCGAGCCGCTCGCGGTTGCAGGGCCCGTCACCGCCGATCACCCGCCAGAACTCGGCCCAGTCGATCAGCCCATGGTCGTTCGCCTGGCGCTCCTCGTTCCACTTCAGGTCGGGGTCGGGCAGGGTCACGCCCAGCACCTTGGCCTGCTCGACAGCGGCATCGATGAACTTCTGGCGCAGCTCGTCGTTGGTGAAGCGCTTGATGCCCCAGCGCATCGACTGCGCACTGTTGGGCGACTGGTCGTCGGGCGGACCGAACATCATGATCGAGGGCCACCACCAGCGGTTGACCGCGTCCTGCACCATCGCCTTCTGGGCCTCGGTACCGTGCTGCATCATCGTCAGCAGCGCCTCGTAGCCCTGGCGCTGATGGAAGCTCTCCTCGCGGCAGATGCGGATCATGGCGCGTGCATAGGGCGCATACGAGCAGCGGCAGATCGGCACCTGGTTCATGATCGCCGCGCCGTCGACCAGCCAGCCGATGGTGCCCATGTCGGCCCAGGTCAGCGTGGGGTAGTTGAAGATCGAGCTGTACTTGGCCTTGCCGCTGTGCAGCGCGTCCAGCATCTGGTCGCGGCTGGTGCCCAGGGTCTCGGCGGCGGCGTACAGGTAGAGGCCATGGCCTCCCTCATCCTGGACCTTGGCCAGCAGGATGGCCTTTCGTTTCAGCGTGGGGGCGCGGCTGATCCAGTTGCCCTCGGGCAGCATGCCGACGATCTCGGAATGCGCATGCTGGCTGATCTGGCGCACC
Protein-coding regions in this window:
- a CDS encoding branched-chain amino acid ABC transporter ATP-binding protein/permease — its product is MTRRHLTLAFIVALAVAWSFLPDFSVTVLSYIGLYALVAAGLVMLTGVGGMTSFGQAAFVGTGAYATAWICTSPMAASALGGISPALLPWIGLLFGIVVTFVIAWCLGAITLRLSGHYLPLCTIAWGLSFYFLFGNLEFLGGHTGVAGVPAIAVAGISFASPRSLGLVIWGVLLLALWALHNLLDSREGRAIRALKGGRVMAESMGVDTGRYRIKVFVLAALLAAVSGWLYAHLQRFINPTPFNLNIGIEYLFMAVVGGAGHLWGAVLGAALITLLKEQLQDILPQLLGSSGNFEVIVFGLLMLVVLQRFADGLWPTLARIGGRFLKPAAVRPPRHVLALPETALPPRGQVVLEAKAVTKRFGGLVANDAVSLDVKAGEIHALIGPNGAGKSTFFNMISGVDDPTEGEVRLMDRPMTGQPSRAFAALGLGRTFQHVRLLGQRRVIENVALGAHRRGQRGWIASMLRLDRAEEAALLAQARQQIERCGLSEFAEVPAGSLALGQQRVVEIARALAGNPAVLLLDEPAAGLRHLEKRALATLLDQLRAEGLGILVVEHDMEFVMNLADRVTVLEFGAVIARGTPAEVQGDPKVLDAYLGGVDEPAEGGLVEQVA
- a CDS encoding branched-chain amino acid ABC transporter permease, which translates into the protein MDLQIALILGQDGIVNGAIYGLMALALVLVFSVTRVIFIPQGEFVAFSALSVVALQAGRVPATLWLLLVLAAAALIVELWRWKRGVAVDWVSTLAWCVVLPLVACALVLLLRPESQFTQTLAAFAVIVPLGPLLYRLAYRPLADATVLTLLIVSVALHGVLVGLGLLFFGAEGSRTPAFSEMRVDLGGVAVTGQSLVVVAVTAALVVLMFLFFERSIVGKALRATAINRVGARLMGIPTGLSGDLSFALAAAIGAVSGLLIAPITTIYYDTGFLIGLKGFVAAIVGGLASYPLALVGALIVGQLEAFSSFWASAFKEVFVFTLIIPVLWWRSLSSRHVEDEE
- a CDS encoding ABC transporter substrate-binding protein — translated: MSSFTRLGVALLCAMAFAAHADINVGVTLSATGPAASLGIPEKNTIALMPKTIGGQKINYIVLDDASDTTAAVSNTRKLISENKVDIVLGSTVTPNSLAMIDVVAEEKVPMISMAASSRIVEPMDAKRKWVFKTPQNDIMMSLAIAEHMAANGVKTVGFIGFSDAYGEGWFQEFTKAAELRKLKVVANERYARSDTSVTGQTLKLISAKPDAVLIAGSGTPAALPQKTLKERGYAGKIYQTHGVANSDFLRVGGKDVEGTLLPSGPMLVASQLPDSHPLKKSALAYVNAYEAANGKGSVSTFGGHAWDAGLIMNAAIPVALKKAQPGTPAFRAALRDALEEVKNVPGAHGIFTMSPTDHLGLDQRARVMVKIENGAWKYQPQD
- the paaE gene encoding 1,2-phenylacetyl-CoA epoxidase subunit PaaE — its product is MSVIFHPLRVRSIEPDTAEAVIVSFDVPEELRGVFGFTQGQYLTLRKEIDGQDLRRSYSICAGVDDGELRVGVRKVQQGLFSNWINSSLQPGDTLQVMAPQGRFFVPIEPDARRHHVGIAGGSGITPILSIMKTVLAREPHSRFTLIYGNRQLRSTMFKEEIEDLKNRYMTRLSLQLVFSDEHTDVPINAGLMNREKIAEFLRGLVAPGSIDHVYVCGPFQMNDEAEAALLEAGVPEERIHIERFGLAQSPSGTVGAVVHEPQPGDAETARITIVRDGIAREIPYTLGQPSILDAASSAGLEVPYSCTSGVCGTCRAKLLEGEVRMERNFALDKNEVAGGFILTCQAHPLTERVRLSFDER
- the paaD gene encoding 1,2-phenylacetyl-CoA epoxidase subunit PaaD — its product is MDALRLPAAEEARIARAWEVLGTVLDPEVPALSVCDLGIVREILPREEGFEIVLTPTYSGCPATEVIERSVLEAIDAAGLGPARVTLRRAPAWTTDWISSEGKRKLREYGIAPPGAAGSHGGAVPIRLVRRPPAAPVACPRCGSAHTERLSAFGSTACKSLYRCLDCREPFEHFKPL
- the paaC gene encoding 1,2-phenylacetyl-CoA epoxidase subunit PaaC — protein: MQASIELDRSPAVQYLLRIGDTCLILAQRLGEWCGHAPVLEEDIAMTNMALDLVGQARALLTRAGQIESRAHDEDQLAFLRDERDYFNPTLVELPRGDFAFSVLRNAMAATLLKLLWERLESSSDAEVAAIAAKAIKEARYHQQHAADWVVRLGDGTDESHSRMEAALTQLWRYVPELFASDAIDEEARASGLGPAWSELREAWFAEMGSVLEEATLAMPAESAFLSTGKRGLHSEHMGYILAEMQFLQRAYPGGVW
- the paaB gene encoding 1,2-phenylacetyl-CoA epoxidase subunit PaaB, with the protein product MIDATATEHEWPLWEVFVRSKAGLDHKHCGSLHAPDPKMALQMARDVYTRRQEGVSVWVVRSDQIVASDPGDKDMFFDPAEDKVYRHPTFYALPKSVDHM
- the paaA gene encoding 1,2-phenylacetyl-CoA epoxidase subunit PaaA encodes the protein MYTQAMDTMGKDKDGPKAVRSAEEMRLQQRFDDRIDAGDFIEAKDWMPEHYRKTLVRQISQHAHSEIVGMLPEGNWISRAPTLKRKAILLAKVQDEGGHGLYLYAAAETLGTSRDQMLDALHSGKAKYSSIFNYPTLTWADMGTIGWLVDGAAIMNQVPICRCSYAPYARAMIRICREESFHQRQGYEALLTMMQHGTEAQKAMVQDAVNRWWWPSIMMFGPPDDQSPNSAQSMRWGIKRFTNDELRQKFIDAAVEQAKVLGVTLPDPDLKWNEERQANDHGLIDWAEFWRVIGGDGPCNRERLGARVKAWDEGAWVRDAALAHARKQHHLKEAA